From the Solanum pennellii chromosome 4, SPENNV200 genome, one window contains:
- the LOC107015911 gene encoding G2/mitotic-specific cyclin-2: MAGSDENYPGVIRPSNLQGGLRPGVGGKVNGGLGQNRRALSTINKNVMGAPPLHCAVVHKRNDTTENKASAANKIPPVPIHRPITRKLAAQIASKQHQPAVEVTKPPVPVVPVRNESEDCIIIDAEDYKTTGNSSVPMFVQHTEAMMEEIDRMDEEIEMEDAEDWSIVDIDSPDKKNSLAVVEYIDDIYAYYKKSEIVSCVPPNYMEQQFDINERMRGILIDWLIEVHYKFELMEETLYLTVNLIDRFLAVQSVIRKKLQLVGITAMLLACKYEEVTVPVVEDLILISDRAYTRKEVLEMEKLMVNTLQFNMTVPTVYAFMRRFLKAAQSDKKVELVSFFLIELCLVEYEMLRFPPSMLAAAAIFTAQCTLGVSKEWNKTCEKHSSYVKDQLLECSKLMVCFHQNAAIGKLTGVHRKYSTSKYGYATRCEPASFLLEAWF; the protein is encoded by the exons ATGGCTGGATCAGATGAGAATTACCCAGGAGTGATTAGGCCTTCAAATCTTCAAG GGGGATTGAGGCCTGGTGTTGGAGGAAAAGTGAATGGAGGGTTGGGGCAAAATAGGAGGGCACTAAGCACAATCAATAAGAATGTAATGGGAGCTCCCCCATTACACTGTGCTGTTGTCCACAAGAGAAATGACACTACTGA aAACAAAGCCAGTGCTGCTAACAAGATCCCTCCTGTTCCAATTCATCGTCCAATCACAAG GAAGTTAGCTGCGCAAATCGCAAGCAAACAGCATCAACCAGCAGTCGAG GTAACAAAGCCACCAGTCCCAGTGGTACCTGTTAGAAATGAATCAGAAGACTGCATTATTATTGATGCTGAAGATTACAAGACCACTGGTAATTCCTCTGTGCCAATGTTTGTGCAACATACAGAAGCGATGATGGAGGAAATTGATAGGATG GATGAGGAAATagagatggaagatgcagaAGATTGGTCAATTGTGGACATAGACAGTCCTGATAAAAAGAACTCACTTGCGGTAGTGGAATACATTGACGACATCTATGCTTACTACAAGAAGTCTGAG ATTGTTAGCTGCGTCCCTCCAAACTATATGGAACAACAATTTGACATCAATGAGAGGATGAGAGGCATCCTCATTGACTGGCTGATTGAG GTACACTACAAGTTTGAACTGATGGAGGAGACATTGTATTTGACTGTGAATCTCATCGATAGATTCCTGGCAGTTCAGTCAGTTATTAGGAAAAAACTTCAACTTGTTGGAATAACAGCTATGCTTCTTGCCTGCAAATATGAAGAGGTTACTGTACCTGTAGTGGAGGATCTAATTTTGATCTCTGACAGGGCTTACACCAGAAAAGAAGTGCTTGAAATG GAAAAGTTGATGGTTAATACCTTACAGTTCAACATGACAGTGCCTACAGTGTATGCATTTATGAGACGGTTTCTTAAAGCCGCTCAGTCTGATAAGAAG GTGGAGCTAGTGTCATTCTTCTTGATAGAGCTATGTCTAGTGGAGTATGAAATGCTTCGATTCCCACCATCAATGCTTGCAGCTGCTGCTATCTTTACTGCACAATGCACTCTCGGTGTGTCTAAGGAGTGGAATAAAACCTGTGAGAAGCATAGCAGCTATGTCAAAGATCAACTTTT GGAATGCTCAAAATTGATGGTTTGTTTCCATCAGAATGCAGCAATTGGGAAGCTTACTGGGGTGCACCGAAAGTACAGCACTTCTAAATATGGCTATGCTACTAGATGTGAACCAGCTTCTTTTCTATTAGAAGCATGGTTTTAG